The following proteins come from a genomic window of Ictalurus furcatus strain D&B chromosome 14, Billie_1.0, whole genome shotgun sequence:
- the hbp1 gene encoding HMG box-containing protein 1, with protein MATGLPAHVTRCNMVWEVKTVSKRVQESETECSGMDEGFDLLKCNEDLPSSPGCPSTEGPTEYDDLPELQEVQDDQSSPAVFQVVTGVSHEERPEHGWSPQSESSSISHTNWLTELANIATSPQSPLVQSAPHPRSSPVHIFAHSNSLHSYARPPLASSSAPSLARSHMRERRRTRASSESESGLFCMSSLSDDDDMGWSHSWPSTVWHCFLKGTRLRFHKGPNVEWQEVEDMAESEDESDDEGGMHLSPIKTYGCEGLKLVALEETVSFGQSVLKLTFDPGSQEAGLLTAECQLDHPFYVKNKGWSSFYPSLTVVQHGIPCYEMQVGDLCLPPGHRDAINCDDSTVFDTFRSYDFTPLDSSAVYVLSSMARQRRASQSSGGTVSPDCDKLERSGSSHHSPSSKSQRSHSSGGSGATPTKCKRPMNAFMLFAKKYRVEYTQMYPGKDNRAISVILGDKWKKMKNEERRMYTMEAKALAEEQKRLNPDCWKRKRTNSGSQQN; from the exons ATGGCGACAGGTCTG CCTGCTCATGTGACAAGGTGTAATATGGTGTGGGAGGTAAAGACAGTCTCTAAAAGAGTGCAGGAATCTGAGACAGAGTGTTCCGGCATGGATGAGGGCTTTGACCTGCTCAAGTGTAACGAAGACCTGCCATCTTCACCAGGCTGCCCGTCTACTGAAGGCCCTACTGAATATG ATGATTTGCCAGAACTACAGGAAGTGCAGGATGACCAGTCGTCCCCAGCAGTGTTCCAGGTGGTCACAGGTGTGTCACACGAAGAGAGGCCTGAGCACGGCTGGAGCCCACAATCAGAAAGCAGTAGCATCTCCCACACAAACTGGCTCACAGAGCTAGCCAACATCGCCACCAGTCCCCAAAGTCCTTTAGTGCAGAGTGCACCCCACCCCAG GTCTTCGCCTGTGCACATCTTTGCCCACAGTAACAGTTTACATTCCTATGCTCGGCCTCCGTTGGCCTCCAGCAGTGCTCCCAGTCTTGCTCGTAGCCACATGAGAGAACGTCGCCGCACGAGG GCTAGCAGCGAGTCTGAGTCTGGGTTATTCTGTATGTCTTCACtgtctgatgatgatgacatgGGATGGTCTCATTCTTGGCCCTCCACAGTCTGGCACTGCTTTCTGAAAG GCACACGCCTGCGTTTTCACAAAGGGCCAAATGTGGAGTGGCAGGAGGTAGAGGACATGGCTGAGTCTGAGGATGAGTCTGATGATGAAGGAGGCATGCACCTCAGTCCTATTAAA ACATATGGATGTGAGGGGTTGAAACTTGTGGCCCTGGAGGAGACGGTGTCATTTGGCCAGTCGGTTCTGAAATTAACCTTTGACCCTGGTTCTCAAGAGGCTGGTCTTCTAACTGCTGAGTGCCAATTGGATCATCCATTTTACGTGAAAAATAAAG GTTGGTCCTCCTTTTATCCGAGCCTTACTGTGGTGCAGCATGGCATTCCCTGTTATGAAATGCAGGTTGGGGACTTGTGTCTACCTCCAGGACACCGTGATGCCATCAACTGTGATGACTCAACTGTTTTTGACACCTTCAGGAG TTATGACTTCACCCCTCTGGACTCATCTGCTGTGTATGTGCTGAGCAGTATGGCACGCCAGCGAAGAGCATCCCAGTCAAGCGGGGGCACTGTGAGCCCTGACTGTGACAAGCTGGAGCGTTCTGGCTCTTCCCATCACTCCCCCAGTAGCAAATCACAACGTAGCCACTCCTCAGGGGGAAGTggagccacgcccacaaaatgCAAACGGCCAATGAATGCTTTCATGCTTTTTGCTAAGAAGTATCGAGTGGAGTACACGCAGATGTATCCTGGAAAAGATAACAG AGCTATTAGTGTGATTCTCGGTGATAAgtggaagaaaatgaagaatgagGAGAGAAGGATGTACACCATGGAGGCTAAAGCACTGGCTGAGGAGCAGAAACGCCTCAACCCAGATTGCTGGAAACGCAAGAGAACCAACTCG GGTTCTCAGCAGAACTAG